The following are encoded in a window of Callithrix jacchus isolate 240 chromosome 9, calJac240_pri, whole genome shotgun sequence genomic DNA:
- the HIGD1C gene encoding HIG1 domain family member 1C: MIHGNHIYILLLLQKRMSSDNPWSTDEDESQLSRLIRKSRDSPFVPIGIAGFVTVVSYGLYKLKYRRDQKMSLHLIHMRVAAQGFVVGAVTLGVLYSMYKDHIRPRFFNESKK; this comes from the exons atgattcacGGCAACCACATTTATATCCTATTGTTACTACAGAAAAGAATGTCTTCAGATAACCCGTGGTCAACAGATGAGGATGAAAGCCAATTATCCCGACTAATCAGGAAATCTAGAGACTCCCCCTTTGTCCCTATAG GTATAGCAGGTTTTGTGACTGTGGTGTCCTATGGTCTTTACAAATTAAAGTATAGAAGAGATCAGAAAATGTCACTTCATCTTATTCACATGAGAGTTGCTGCCCAAGGATTTGTTGTCGGAGCTGTGACTCTAG GTGTTCTCTACTCTATGTATAAGGATCACATTAGACCTAGATTCTTCAATGAGTCCAAAAAATGA